TTGCGCATCACGACGATCGGCCGGCGCTTCGCCGATCCGCCCGCGGTGCGGCTGCGCCGCGCGCTAGAGAGCCTCGGGCCGATCTTCGTGAAGTTCGGCCAGGTGCTGTCGACGCGGCGCGATCTGCTGCCCGTCGATTTCGCGAACGAGCTCGCGAAGCTGCAGGATCAGGTGCCGCCGTTCGATTCGGCCGTTGCGATCGCGATCGTCGAGAAGTCGCTCGGCGCGCGCATCGACGAGCTGTTCGACGAGTTCGAGCGCGAGCCCGTCGCGAGCGCGTCGATCGCGCAGGTGCACTTCGCGAAGCTCAAGCAGGGCGAGCACAAGGGCAAGGCGGTCGCGGTCAAGGTGCTGCGGCCGAACATGCTGCCCGTTATCGATTCCGATCTCGCGCTGATGCGCGACATCGCGACCTGGGCCGAGCGCCTGTGGGCGGATGGCCGGCGGCTCAAGCCGCGCGAGGTCGTCGCCGAATTCGACAAGTACCTGCACGACGAGCTCGACCTGATGCGCGAGGCGGCGAATGGCAGCCAGTTGCGCCGCAACTTCGCGGGGCTCGATCTGCTGCTCGTGCCGGAAATGTTCTGGGATTACTCGACGCCCTCCGTGCTCGTGATGGAGCGGATGACGGGCGTGCCGATCAGCCAGGTGGACACGCTGCGCGCCGCGGGCGTCGACATTCCGAAGCTCGCGCGCGAAGGCGTCGAGATCTTCTTCACGCAAGTGTTCCGCGACGGCTTCTTCCACGCGGACATGCACCCGGGCAATATCCAGGTGAGCCTCGATCCGAAGCACTTCGGGCGCTACATCGCGCTCGACTTCGGGATCGTCGGCGCGCTGTCGGATTTCGACAAGAACTACCTCGCGCAAAACTTCCTCGCGTTCTTCAAGCGCGACTATCACCGCGTCGCGACGCTGCACCTCGAATCCGGCTGGGTGCCGCCCGACACGCGCGTCGAGGAGCTCGAAAGCGCGATCCGCGCGGTTTGCGAGCCGTACTTCGACCGCGCGCTGAAGGATATCTCGCTCGGCCAGGTGCTGATGCGGCTGTTCTCGACGTCGCGCCGCTTCAACGTCGAGATCCAGCCGCAGCTCGTGCTCCTGCAGAAGACGATGCTGAACGTCGAGGGGCTCGGCCGCTCGCTCGATCCCGAGCTCGACCTGTGGAAGACCGCGAAACCGTACCTCGAGCGCTGGATGGCCGAGCAGATCGGGCTGCGCGGCTGGTACGAGCGCTTCAAGGTCGAGGCGCCGCAATGGAGCAAGACGCTGCCGCAACTGCCGCGCCTCGTGCATCAGGCGCTCCTCTCGCATCATGAGGCGCCGCGCGCGATCAGCGACGACCTGATCCGGCAGATTCTCGTCGAGCAGAGGCGGACCAACCGGCTGCTGCAGGCGCTGCTCGTGTTCGGGCTCGCGGTCGGCGCGGGCGCGGTGATCGCGCGGGTGCTGATCGTCATCGCGTACGGTGGGTGAGGCCGCGGCCGGGCTCGCGGCGGAGCGTGCGACACGGCGCGCGAGGCACGCGCGGATCGGCGGGCGGATGCGCTCGGCGGGCGGCGCAGCCTGCGGACGAAGGGTGAATGAAGGATAAGGTTACGAGGCGGAGCGACGGCATGACGAGCGAAGCGAACAAAGGTGACGCGGCCGTGCAGGCGGCGGGCGATGCGCAACCGGCGAGTCCGGCAAGTCCGCCGTCCGCGGACGTGCAGCCCGCACGGGCCGCGTTGGCCCCGTCTTCCGTGCCGCCCGCCCCGTCGGCCGCGAACTTCGCGTCGCGCGATCCGGGCGACGCGTCGTTCTGGGACGAGCGCTTCGAGCGGGGCGTGACGCCGTGGGACAGCGCGCGCGTGCCGGACGCGTTCGCCGCATTCGCCGCGCGGCATCCGCGATGCCCCGTGCTGATTCCCGGCTGCGGCAGCGCGTACGAGGCGCGTTGGCTCGCGCGCGCCGGCTGGCCCGTGCGCGCGATCGACTTCTCCGCCCAGGCGGTCGCTGCCGCGCGCCGCGAATCGGGTGCAGATGCCGCGCTCGTCGAGCAGGCCGATTTCTTCGCGTACGTGCCGCCGTTCGTCCCGCAGTGGATCTACGAGCGCGCGTTCCTGTGCGCGATTCCGACGAGCCGCCGCGCCGACTACGCGCGGCGCGTGGCCGAGCTGCTGCCGGCGGGCGGCTTCCTCGCCGGCTTCTTCTTCATTGGCGCGACGCCAAAGGGGCCGCCGTTCGGGATCGAGCGCGCGGAGCTCGACGCGCTGCTTTCGCCGAACTTCGAGCTCGTCGAGGACGAGCCCGTTGCCGATTCGCTGCCGGTGTTCGCCGGACGCGAGCGCTGGCTCGCGTGGCGCCGCTCGTAGCGGTGCCGCGCGCGGCACCGGAGCGCGCCCGCCTTTCGGCTATAATTCAAGGCTTTGCAAGCCTTTTATACGTTTCTGCGGGAAAATACCATGCCGATCTACGCCTATCGTTGCGAAGCGTGCGGTTACGCGAAAGATGTGCTTCAGAAGATGAGCGACGCGCCGCTGTCGCAGTGTCCGGAATGCGGGAAGGACGCTTTTCGCAAGCAGGTCACGGCGGCCGGGTTCCAATTGAAGGGCTCGGGCTGGTATGTGACCGACTTCCGAGGCGGCTCGGGCGGCGCGAGCGCGCCCGCCGCGAGCGGCGAGAAGGCAAGCGCTGAGAAGGCGAGCGGCGAGAAGGCGGCGACGCCCGCCGCCGCGGACAGCACGGCGAGCGCGCCGGCGGCGTCCACGCCTGCCGCCGCCGCGCCCGCGAGCAGCACTTGACCGCCGCACCGCCCGTGTCGGCGGCGCATCCCGCGCTTGACGTACCGGCGCGATTTTTCGACGGCAGATGATGAAAAAGACGACCCTCAAATCGGTGTTTCTAACCGGACTCCTGGTTCTCGTCCCGCTCGCGATCACGCTGTGGGTGCTCGGGCTCATCATCGGCACGATGGATCAGACGCTGCTTCTGCTGCCCGCTTCGTGGCAGCCGGAGAAGCTGTTCGGCTTCCGGCTGCCGGGGATCGGCGCGGTGCTCACGCTCGCGTTCATCTTCGTCGTCGGGCTCGCGACGCAGAATTTCATCGGCCAGAAGCTCGTCACCTGGTGGAACGTGGTCGTGCGGCACATTCCCGTCGTCGGGCCGATCTACACGAGCGTGAAGCAGGTGTCGGACACGCTGCTGTCGAGCAGCGGCAACGCATTCCGCAAGGCGCTCCTGATCGAGTACCCGCGCCGCGGCTCCTATACGATCGCGTTCCTCACCGGCACGCCCGGCGGCGACGTGGTCAATCACCTGAAGGAAGAGCACGTGAGCGTCTACGTGCCGACGACGCCGAATCCGACGTCCGGCTTCTTCCTGATGGTGCCGAAACGCGAGGTCGTCGAGCTCGACATGTCGGTCGACGCCGCGCTCAAGTACATCGTCTCGATGGGCGTCGTCGCGCCCCCGGCGCCCGTTGCCGCGCCGGCGCGCCGTCCCGTCGAGCCGCCGATGTAATGCCCGGGAGAGAGTGCGGCTCTTCCCGTTGACCACTACGAAAGAAAGCAAACATCATGTCGATGCGAACTGAATACTGCGGTCTCGTGACCGAACACCTGCTGGGCCAAACCGTGTCGCTGTGCGGCTGGGTGCAGCGCCGCCGCGATCACGGCGGTGTGATCTTCATCGACCTGCGCGATCGTGAAGGCCTCGTGCAGGTGGTCTGCGATCCGGATCGCGCGGAGATGTTCGCGACCGCCGAAGGCGTGCGCAACGAGTTCTGCGTGCAGGTGAAGGGGCTTGTGCGCAACCGTCCGGAAGGCACGGTCAACGCCGGCCTGAAGAGCGGCAAGATCGAGGTGCTGTGCCACGAGCTGACCGTGCTGAACGCGTCGGTCACACCGCCGTTCCAGCTCGACGACGACAACCTGTCGGAAACGACGCGCCTCACGCACCGCGTGCTCGACCTGCGCCGTCCGCAGATGCAGCACAACCTGCGCCTGCGCTACCGCGTCGCGATCGAGGCGCGCAAGTATCTCGACGAGCAGGGTTTCATCGACATCGAAACGCCGATGCTGACGAAGAGCACGCCGGAAGGCGCGCGCGACTACCTCGTGCCGTCGCGCGTGAACGCGGGCCAGTTCTTCGCGCTGCCGCAGTCGCCGCAGCTGTTCAAGCAGTTGCTGATGGTCGCGAACTTCGACCGTTACTACCAGATCACGAAGTGCTTCCGCGACGAGGACCTGCGCGCGGACCGCCAGCCGGAATTCACGCAGATCGACTGCGAGACGTCGTTCCTCGGCGAGCAGGAAATTCGCGATCTGTTCGAGGACATGATCCGTCATATCTTCAAGACGACGATCGACGTCGAGCTCGACGCGAAATTCCCGGTGATGCCGTATTCGGAAGCGATGGCGCGCTTCGGCTCGGACAAGCCCGACCTGCGCGTGAAGCTCGAGTTCACCGAGCTCACCGACGCGATGAAGGACGTCGATTTCAAGGTGTTCAGCACGCCGGCCAATACGAAGGACGGCCGCGTCGCGGCGCTGCGCGTGCCGAAGGGCGCCGAGCTCACGCGCGGCGATATCGACGGCTACACCGAATTCGTGCGCATCTACGGCGCGAAGGGCCTCGCGTGGATCAAGGTCAACGAGCGCGCGAAGGGCCGCGACGGCCTGCAGAGCCCGATCGTCAAGAACCTGCACGACGCGTCGATCGCGGCGATTCTCGAGCGCACGGGCGCGCAAGACGGCGACATCGTCTTCTTCGCGGCCGACCGCGCGAAGGTCGTCAACGACAGCCTCGGCGCGCTGCGCCTGAAGATCGGCCACTCGGAGTTCGGCAAGGCGAACGGCCTCGTCGAGTCGGGCTGGAAGCCGCTGTGGGTCGTCGATTTTCCGATGTTCGAGTACGACGACGAGGAAGCGCGCTACGTCGCGGCGCACCATCCGTTCACGAGCCCGAAGGACGAGCATCTCGAATATCTCGAGACCGATCCGGGCCGCTGCCTCGCGAAGGCGTACGACATGGTGCTGAACGGCTGGGAAATCGGCGGCGGCTCGGTGCGTATCCACCGCGAGGAAGTGCAGAGCAAGGTGTTCCGCGCGCTGAAGATCGGCCCGGAGGAGGCGCAGGCGAAGTTCGGCTTCCTGCTCGACGCGCTGCAATACGGTGCACCGCCGCACGGCGGCATCGCGTTCGGCCTCGATCGCATCGTCACGATGATGGCGGGCGCCGATTCGATCCGCGACGTGATCGCGTTCCCGAAGACGCAGCGCGCGCAGTGTCTGCTCACGCAGGCACCGAGCCCCGTCGACGAGCGCCAGCTGCGCGAGCTGCACATCCGCCTGCGTCAGCCGGAGCAGCCGAAGGCGTAACGCGGCCGCGCGCCGGCCTCTGCCGAATCGGAATGCCGGCACGGCTCGCGCCCGGCGCGACGATCGGCTTCGGCCGGCGCAGAAAGGAACCGCGGGAAAAGGGCGCGCGATGCGCCCTTTTCGTTTTTTGCGGTACAGTCGCCCCATGGTTTTTTGACGGTGCCGCGCTGCCCGCCGCGTCGGGCGGGCTGGCGCCGATGACATCCCGATGACGAAGCCGCCGAAAATCCCCGAATCCGTTCTCGTCGTGATCCATACGCCCGCGCTCGACGTGCTCGTCATCAAGCGCGCCGATCAGCCCGACTTCTGGCAGTCCGTGACCGGTTCGAAAGACGCGCTCGACGAGCCGATCGCGCAGGTCGCCGCGCGCGAAGTCGCGGAGGAAACGGGCATCGTCGTCGGCAGCCCGGGCATTCCGCCTGCCGCGCTCGTCGACTGGCATCACGCGATCGAGTACGCGATCTATCCGCAGTACCTGCACCGCTACGCGCCCGGCGTCACCCGCAACACCGAGCACTGGTTCAGCCTGGAAGTGCCGGCGCGCGTCGACGTGACGCTGTCGCCGCGCGAGCACACCGCCTATCAGTGGCTGCCTTACCGCGAAGCGGCCGCGCGCTGCTACTCGCCGTCGAACGCCGAGGCGATCCTGCAACTGCCCGAGCGCCTCGCGTCGCGCGCCGCATGAGCGGCAAGGCCCGGCACCGTCTCGCGCAACTGCGGCAGATGTTTCTGCAGGAGCGCGGGTCCGCGTCGCGGCTCGCGTTCACGTCCGGCAACGCGGTGCGCCTCTGTGACGGCGGCGCGGCGTTTTTTCCCGCGCTGATCGAGCGGATCGACGCCGCGCGCGAGCGCGTCGCGCTCGAAACCTATATCTTTTGCGACGACGCGGTCGGCCGCGCGGTATCGGACGCGCTCGTCCGCGCGGCCGCGCGCGGCGTCCACGTGCGCGTCATTACCGACGGGATCGGCACCGAGCGCCTGCTGCTCTTCGGCACATGGCCGGACGCAGGCGTCGAGCACCGGATCTACAACCCCTATCTGTTCGGCCGCTTCGGCTTCTCGCGCACGCACCGCAAGCTCGCGGTGATCGACGACGCCTACGCGTTCTGCGGCGGCATCAACATCGTCGACGATTTCGAGCAGAACGGCGAGCGCCTGCCGTATCCGCGCTGGGATTTCGCGCTCGAGCTGCAAGGGCCCGCCGTTGCCGACGTGCGCGCCGCGTTCGAAGTGCAATGGCACCGGATCGCGGCCGGCCATAAGCGCTATGCGGAGTATGTGCCGCACGGCGCGGACGGCACGGCGTTCGCCGGGCGCTTTCGCCGCTGGATGCGCAGCCACCGCTGGGTGAAGGCGGGCGCGCTGCGCGTCGTGACCGAGCCGAGCGTCGCGTTCGTCGCGCGCGACAACGTCGTGAATCGCCGCGCGATCGAGAAGGCGTATCTCGCGGCGATCGGCCGCGCGCGCCAGTCGATCCTGCTCGCCAACCCGTACTTCATGCCGGGGCGCAAGCTGCGGCGCGCGCTCGCCGGCGCGGCGCGGCGCGGCGTCGATGTGCGCATACTGCTCGGGCGCAACGAGTTCGCGTCGCTCGATATGGCGGTGCCGTTCCTATATCATGCATTGCTGCGCTCGGGCGTGCGCGTCGCCGAATACGACAAGACGATACTGCACGGCAAGGTCGCGGTGATCGACGATCACTGGGCGACCGTCGGCTCGTCGAATCTGGATGCGCTCAGCCTGATGCTGAACAACGAGGCGAACGTCGTGCTCGTGCGCCATCGCGAGGAGACGGCCGCGCTGCGCGACGCGATCGCCGTCGCGTTCGCCGACGGCCGAGAGATCGACCCCGCGCTCTATGCGGCGCGGCCCGCCGTCGAGCGGTTTCTGAA
Above is a window of Burkholderia thailandensis E264 DNA encoding:
- the aspS gene encoding aspartate--tRNA ligase, with the translated sequence MSMRTEYCGLVTEHLLGQTVSLCGWVQRRRDHGGVIFIDLRDREGLVQVVCDPDRAEMFATAEGVRNEFCVQVKGLVRNRPEGTVNAGLKSGKIEVLCHELTVLNASVTPPFQLDDDNLSETTRLTHRVLDLRRPQMQHNLRLRYRVAIEARKYLDEQGFIDIETPMLTKSTPEGARDYLVPSRVNAGQFFALPQSPQLFKQLLMVANFDRYYQITKCFRDEDLRADRQPEFTQIDCETSFLGEQEIRDLFEDMIRHIFKTTIDVELDAKFPVMPYSEAMARFGSDKPDLRVKLEFTELTDAMKDVDFKVFSTPANTKDGRVAALRVPKGAELTRGDIDGYTEFVRIYGAKGLAWIKVNERAKGRDGLQSPIVKNLHDASIAAILERTGAQDGDIVFFAADRAKVVNDSLGALRLKIGHSEFGKANGLVESGWKPLWVVDFPMFEYDDEEARYVAAHHPFTSPKDEHLEYLETDPGRCLAKAYDMVLNGWEIGGGSVRIHREEVQSKVFRALKIGPEEAQAKFGFLLDALQYGAPPHGGIAFGLDRIVTMMAGADSIRDVIAFPKTQRAQCLLTQAPSPVDERQLRELHIRLRQPEQPKA
- the nudB gene encoding dihydroneopterin triphosphate diphosphatase, giving the protein MTKPPKIPESVLVVIHTPALDVLVIKRADQPDFWQSVTGSKDALDEPIAQVAAREVAEETGIVVGSPGIPPAALVDWHHAIEYAIYPQYLHRYAPGVTRNTEHWFSLEVPARVDVTLSPREHTAYQWLPYREAAARCYSPSNAEAILQLPERLASRAA
- a CDS encoding FmdB family zinc ribbon protein, producing MPIYAYRCEACGYAKDVLQKMSDAPLSQCPECGKDAFRKQVTAAGFQLKGSGWYVTDFRGGSGGASAPAASGEKASAEKASGEKAATPAAADSTASAPAASTPAAAAPASST
- the ubiB gene encoding ubiquinone biosynthesis regulatory protein kinase UbiB, which produces MRIFRFVKIVFTVIRFGLDEVMLSRIENPRVKFLLRITTIGRRFADPPAVRLRRALESLGPIFVKFGQVLSTRRDLLPVDFANELAKLQDQVPPFDSAVAIAIVEKSLGARIDELFDEFEREPVASASIAQVHFAKLKQGEHKGKAVAVKVLRPNMLPVIDSDLALMRDIATWAERLWADGRRLKPREVVAEFDKYLHDELDLMREAANGSQLRRNFAGLDLLLVPEMFWDYSTPSVLVMERMTGVPISQVDTLRAAGVDIPKLAREGVEIFFTQVFRDGFFHADMHPGNIQVSLDPKHFGRYIALDFGIVGALSDFDKNYLAQNFLAFFKRDYHRVATLHLESGWVPPDTRVEELESAIRAVCEPYFDRALKDISLGQVLMRLFSTSRRFNVEIQPQLVLLQKTMLNVEGLGRSLDPELDLWKTAKPYLERWMAEQIGLRGWYERFKVEAPQWSKTLPQLPRLVHQALLSHHEAPRAISDDLIRQILVEQRRTNRLLQALLVFGLAVGAGAVIARVLIVIAYGG
- a CDS encoding DUF502 domain-containing protein; translation: MMKKTTLKSVFLTGLLVLVPLAITLWVLGLIIGTMDQTLLLLPASWQPEKLFGFRLPGIGAVLTLAFIFVVGLATQNFIGQKLVTWWNVVVRHIPVVGPIYTSVKQVSDTLLSSSGNAFRKALLIEYPRRGSYTIAFLTGTPGGDVVNHLKEEHVSVYVPTTPNPTSGFFLMVPKREVVELDMSVDAALKYIVSMGVVAPPAPVAAPARRPVEPPM
- the clsB gene encoding cardiolipin synthase ClsB, producing the protein MSGKARHRLAQLRQMFLQERGSASRLAFTSGNAVRLCDGGAAFFPALIERIDAARERVALETYIFCDDAVGRAVSDALVRAAARGVHVRVITDGIGTERLLLFGTWPDAGVEHRIYNPYLFGRFGFSRTHRKLAVIDDAYAFCGGINIVDDFEQNGERLPYPRWDFALELQGPAVADVRAAFEVQWHRIAAGHKRYAEYVPHGADGTAFAGRFRRWMRSHRWVKAGALRVVTEPSVAFVARDNVVNRRAIEKAYLAAIGRARQSILLANPYFMPGRKLRRALAGAARRGVDVRILLGRNEFASLDMAVPFLYHALLRSGVRVAEYDKTILHGKVAVIDDHWATVGSSNLDALSLMLNNEANVVLVRHREETAALRDAIAVAFADGREIDPALYAARPAVERFLNWFAYNAYRGAMKLLTVGGYD
- a CDS encoding methyltransferase domain-containing protein, whose product is MKDKVTRRSDGMTSEANKGDAAVQAAGDAQPASPASPPSADVQPARAALAPSSVPPAPSAANFASRDPGDASFWDERFERGVTPWDSARVPDAFAAFAARHPRCPVLIPGCGSAYEARWLARAGWPVRAIDFSAQAVAAARRESGADAALVEQADFFAYVPPFVPQWIYERAFLCAIPTSRRADYARRVAELLPAGGFLAGFFFIGATPKGPPFGIERAELDALLSPNFELVEDEPVADSLPVFAGRERWLAWRRS